The following proteins are co-located in the Pseudomonas sp. ATCC 13867 genome:
- the cgtA gene encoding Obg family GTPase CgtA gives MKFVDEVSIHVKAGDGGNGLMSFRREKFIEKGGPNGGDGGDGGSVFLEADENLNTLVDYRYTRRFDAQRGENGGSKDCTGAKGDDLVLPVPVGTTIIDASTQEIIGDLTAAGQRIMVAQGGWHGLGNTRFKSSTNRAPRQTTPGKPGEARDLKLELKVLADVGLLGLPNAGKSTFIRAVSAAKPKVADYPFTTLVPNLGVVSVGRFKSFVVADIPGLIEGAAEGAGLGIRFLKHLARTRLLLHIVDMAPLDESDPADAAETIVHELEKFSPALTERDRWLVLNKMDQILEPEEQERRKQAVVERLGWEGPVYVISALEREGTEALSQDIMKYLDERTLRIEEEPAYGEALAALDQRIEDEARARLQALDDARALRRAGLKNADDVDDDDFEDDEDDGDGPEIFYVP, from the coding sequence ATGAAATTCGTCGACGAAGTATCCATCCACGTGAAAGCCGGTGACGGCGGCAACGGCCTCATGAGCTTCCGCCGCGAGAAGTTCATCGAGAAAGGCGGTCCCAACGGCGGTGACGGTGGTGACGGCGGCTCGGTGTTCCTCGAGGCCGACGAGAACCTGAATACCCTGGTGGACTACCGCTACACCCGTCGTTTCGATGCCCAGCGTGGCGAGAACGGCGGCAGCAAGGATTGCACCGGCGCCAAGGGCGACGATCTCGTCCTGCCCGTGCCGGTCGGTACCACCATCATCGATGCAAGCACCCAGGAAATCATCGGCGACCTGACCGCTGCCGGTCAGCGCATCATGGTGGCCCAGGGCGGCTGGCACGGCCTGGGCAATACCCGCTTCAAGTCCAGTACCAACCGTGCACCGCGCCAGACCACTCCGGGCAAGCCCGGCGAGGCGCGTGACCTCAAGCTGGAGCTGAAAGTACTGGCGGACGTAGGCCTGCTCGGCCTGCCGAACGCCGGCAAGAGCACCTTCATTCGCGCGGTGTCCGCCGCCAAGCCGAAAGTCGCCGATTACCCCTTCACCACCCTGGTGCCGAACCTGGGCGTGGTCAGTGTCGGCCGCTTCAAGAGTTTCGTGGTTGCCGATATCCCTGGTCTGATCGAAGGTGCCGCCGAAGGCGCCGGCCTGGGTATCCGCTTCCTCAAGCACCTGGCGCGTACCCGCCTGCTGCTGCACATCGTCGACATGGCGCCGCTGGACGAGAGCGACCCGGCCGATGCCGCGGAAACCATCGTCCACGAGCTGGAGAAGTTCAGCCCGGCGCTGACCGAGCGTGACCGCTGGCTGGTGCTGAACAAGATGGACCAGATCCTCGAGCCCGAGGAGCAGGAGCGTCGCAAACAGGCCGTGGTCGAGCGCCTGGGCTGGGAAGGTCCGGTCTACGTGATCTCCGCCCTGGAGCGTGAAGGCACCGAGGCGCTGAGCCAGGACATCATGAAGTACCTCGACGAGCGCACCCTGCGCATCGAGGAAGAACCGGCCTACGGCGAAGCCCTGGCGGCGCTGGATCAGCGCATCGAAGACGAGGCCCGTGCCCGTCTGCAGGCGCTGGACGATGCCCGTGCACTGCGTCGCGCCGGCCTGAAGAATGCCGACGATGTGGATGACGATGATTTCGAGGATGACGAAGACGACGGCGACGGGCCGGAAATCTTCTACGTGCCTTGA